A section of the Polyodon spathula isolate WHYD16114869_AA chromosome 51, ASM1765450v1, whole genome shotgun sequence genome encodes:
- the ssr2 gene encoding translocon-associated protein subunit beta isoform X2, whose amino-acid sequence MRSLFVLAVLVLFSAARGEEGARLLASKSLLNRYAVEGRDLTLQYNIYNVGSSAGLEVELSDDSFPPEDFGIVSGMLNVKWDRIAPASNVSHTVVLRPLKAGYFNFTSATITYLAQEGGQVVVGYTSAPGQGGILAQREFDRRFSPHYLDWAAFGVMTLPSIGIPLLLWYSSKRKYDTPKTKKN is encoded by the exons TGTTCTCTGCGGCTCGTGGCGAGGAAGGGGCGCGTCTGCTGGCCTCCAAGTCTTTGCTGAACCGCTATGCTGTGGAGGGGAGGGACCTCACGCTGCAGTACAACATCTACAACGTGGGCTCCAG TGCTGGTCTGGAAGTCGAGCTGTCCGATGATTCCTTCCCCCCGGAAGATTTCGGGATTGTCTCCGGAATGTTGAACGTGAAATGGGACCGGATTGCTCC GGCCAGCAATGTGTCTCACACCGTGGTGCTGAGGCCACTGAAGGCAGGCTACTTCAACTTCACCTCCGCCACCATCACCTACCTGGCGCAGGAGGGAGGCCAGGTCGTG GTGGGGTACACCAGCGCACCAGGACAGGGTGGGATCCTGGCTCAGAGGGAGTTTGACAGGAGATTCTCTCCTCACTAT CTTGATTGGGCTGCCTTTGGGGTCATGACCCTGCCTTCCATCGGGATCCCCCTCCTTCTCTGGTACTCTAGCAAGAGGAAGTACGACACCCCCAAAACCAAGAAGAACTGA
- the si:ch73-109i22.2 gene encoding SH2 domain-containing protein 2A, giving the protein MDFDYEHYKADELRHCERILQSLPVPIPRERLKPHQPTTMSAPACRTPPIKPRTNLLPRPQHTGAVPRCAPRSQPAINMEEGYSLGVAPPGCQLRAHTLLWFEQTQAPRLRSQEGALPAWFHGFTSRRESEELLMNQRLGCFLLRLSESKIGFVLSYRAADRCRHFIIDQLAGGQYVIAGEESVHPSLDSLIQYYRQNPVGPFDETLTAVCAKAGEQAGWEGVRVSARRQSGGEVAQPSSPPHSHAEAPQYAVLKKQLKKSKSLSLPDPGTESLDTALDTALDTALDTALDTALDSAGSCRQNEIPDFIPPLPTPLLLLPGQTHSPPAGEPQGLHPGHAAHSDPPYARVNKQRQPAAAHAEPTDPPEDKYSELLAPHTYEETGHLAAQSSQCSPVYSQPDLPIAFYAVGRNVPQPDQDSTRRDQSLYSEDLQVSRARTGEPHSTPTLLPIPSIPAFAQTGRPPDLPHRPPLCVGSPSSPDLTLQPLPSRQRAPPQVPLPPRTERRPWDPEEVVYEQIREGLPPRPPRPRRY; this is encoded by the exons ATGGACTTCGATTATGAGCACTATAAAG cggaTGAACTCCGACACTGCGAGAGAATTCTCCAATCACTGCCAGTTCCCATTCCCCGTGAGAGACTGAAGCCACACCAACCAACTACCATGTCCGCTCCCGCCTGCAGGACACCGCCAATCAAACCCAGGACTAACCTCTTGCCTCGCCCACAGCACACAGGAGCGGTGCCTCGGTGCGCACCCAGAAGCCAACCAGCCATTAACATGGAGGAG GGCTATTCCCTGGGAGTGGCGCCCCCTGGCTGTCAGCTCCGTGCGCACACCCTGCTATGGTTCGAGCAGACCCAGGCCCCCCGTCTGCGCAGCCAGGAGGGGGCGCTGCCAGCCTGGTTCCACGGCTTCACCTCCCGCAG GGAGTCAGAGGAGCTCCTGATGAACCAACGGCTCGGTTGCTTTCTGCTGCGACTCAGCGAATCAAAGATCGGCTTCGTCCTGTCATACAG gGCTGCGGATCGCTGCCGGCACTTTATCATTGATCAGCTGGCAGGAGGGCAGTATGTGATAGCTGGAGAAGAGAGCGTTCACCCCAGCCTGGACTCCCTCATTCAGTACTACAGACAGAACCCAGTGGGGCCCTTTGATGAGACTCTGACTGCTGTCTGTGCCAAG GCGGGGGAGCAGGCTGGCTGGGAGGGGGTGCGAGTGAGTGCACGGAGGCAGAGTGGGGGAGAGGTGGCCCAGCCTTCCTCCCCCCCTCACTCCCACGCGGAGGCACCCCAGTATGCCGTTCTCaagaagcagctgaagaaatCCAAGTCCCTgagcctgcctgaccccgggacTGAGAGCCTGGACACTGCACTGGACACTGCACTGGACACTGCGCTGGACACTGCGCTGGACACCGCGCTGGACTCCGCAGGGAGCTGCAGACAGAACGAG ATACCAGACTTCATCCCTCCTCTCCCCACCCCTCTGCTGCTCCTCCCTGGCCAAACACACTCGCCACCTGCTGGGGAGCCCCAGGGACTGCACCCTGGTCACGCAGCGCACTCTGACCCCCCTTACGCACGGGTCAACAAGCAGAGACAGCCCGCTGCAGCCCACGCAGAGCCCACCGACCCCCCCGAAGACAAATACTCTGAGCTGCTGGCTCCGCACACGTATGAAGAGACAGGCCACCTCGCTGCCCAGTCCTCCCAGTGCAGCCCAGTGTACTCCCAACCCGACCTCCCCATCGCCTTCTACGCAGTGGGGAGAAACGTCCCACAGCCTGATCAGGACTCCACCAGGAGGG ATCAGTCTCTGTATTCTGAAGACCTGCAGGTGAGCAGAGCCAGGACTGGGGAACCGCACTCCACCCCCACCCTGCTTCCCATTCCCAGTATCCCTGCCTTCGCTCAGACTGGGAGACCCCCAGACCTGCCACACAGACCCCCCCTCTGTGTGGGGAGCCCCTCCAGCCCAGACCTCACCCTGCAG CCTCTCCCTTCAAGACAGAGGGCGCCCCCCCAAGTGCCCCTGCCCCCCCGCACCGAGAGGAGGCCCTGGGACCCCGAAGAGGTCGTATACGAGCAAATCAGAGAGGGGCTGCCGCCACGCCCCCCCCGGCCTCGGAGGTACTGA